Proteins encoded within one genomic window of Gloeobacter kilaueensis JS1:
- the msrA gene encoding peptide-methionine (S)-S-oxide reductase MsrA, which yields MLIIFRPLARALSVLGLSAAVLACRAAAAPVITEPQSDIPATSLKGKQTAVFAGGCFWGVEAVFEHLKGVSDVVSGFAGGDAASARYETVSEGNSGHAESVKITYDPAQISYGQLLKIFFFVAHDPTQLNRQGPDTGTQYRSAIFFGDPQQKRVALAYIDQLTKARAFSAPIVTQVAPLGGFYPAEAYHQDFIAHHPNYPYVVINDLPKLALLREQFPKLYK from the coding sequence ATGTTGATCATTTTTCGCCCGCTCGCCCGCGCCCTTTCTGTCCTGGGCCTGAGCGCCGCCGTGCTTGCCTGCCGTGCGGCTGCCGCCCCGGTGATCACCGAGCCCCAAAGCGATATTCCAGCAACCAGTCTCAAGGGCAAGCAGACCGCCGTGTTTGCCGGTGGCTGCTTCTGGGGCGTCGAGGCAGTTTTTGAGCACCTCAAGGGTGTGAGCGATGTCGTCTCCGGCTTCGCAGGCGGCGATGCGGCCAGCGCCCGTTACGAAACGGTGAGCGAGGGCAACTCCGGCCACGCCGAATCGGTCAAGATTACCTACGACCCGGCCCAGATCTCCTACGGCCAGCTTCTGAAGATTTTCTTCTTTGTCGCCCACGATCCGACCCAGCTCAACCGTCAGGGACCGGACACCGGTACACAGTACCGCTCGGCGATCTTTTTTGGTGACCCGCAGCAAAAGCGGGTGGCCCTCGCCTACATCGACCAGCTCACAAAAGCCCGCGCTTTTTCAGCGCCGATCGTCACCCAGGTGGCACCGCTGGGCGGGTTCTACCCGGCGGAGGCGTACCACCAGGACTTTATCGCCCACCACCCGAACTATCCCTACGTGGTGATCAACGACCTGCCGAAGCTGGCCCTGTTGCGCGAACAATTTCCCAAGTTATACAAATAA
- a CDS encoding DUF1257 domain-containing protein encodes MSHFSTLRTKITDSEILKSSLRDLGITVKTTADVRGYNGQRVRADIVATLDGEYDLGWSRNSDGSFDLIADLWGVAKKHNQTELINSINQKYAVNKTLAEVKRTGHTVVAQSVGTDGSYRLTIGR; translated from the coding sequence ATGTCTCACTTCAGCACTCTCCGCACCAAGATCACCGATTCCGAGATTCTCAAGTCCTCGCTGCGCGACCTCGGCATCACCGTCAAGACCACCGCCGATGTACGCGGCTATAACGGACAGCGCGTCCGCGCCGACATCGTCGCCACCCTCGACGGCGAGTACGACCTGGGCTGGTCGCGCAACTCCGATGGTTCTTTTGATCTCATCGCCGATCTCTGGGGCGTCGCTAAAAAGCACAACCAGACCGAGCTGATCAACTCGATCAACCAGAAGTACGCCGTCAACAAGACGCTTGCCGAAGTCAAGCGCACCGGCCATACCGTGGTTGCTCAGAGCGTCGGCACCGATGGGTCTTACCGGCTGACGATTGGCCGCTAA
- a CDS encoding AAA family ATPase: protein MHELEVLIQAHYPLIYLLTPEEERAEQAIAAISQLRPPRKIFLWTVTHGIVEYGRPRTLTQHNTVSPEAAIEWVARQREPGIFIFKDLHAFIESAAVTRWLRDAIAGFKGMNKTIILMSPVQRIPVELEKDVVVVEFPLPDMTELDEVLNSHLKSNGNFTRNRRLSTEGREKLLKAALGLTKDEADKVYRKAEVVAGRLTEAEVEVVLSEKKQIIKRNGILEYLEVDDTIDSVGGLAELKRWLSQRADAFTERARQYGLPQPKGMLILGVPGCGKSLIAKTTARLWGLPLLRLDIGRVYDGSMVGRSEANLRNALRVAESISPVILFIDEVDKAFAGAGGSADSDGGTSMRIFGSFLTWMQEKTSPVFVMATANRVERLPSEFLRKGRFDEIFFVDLPNFDERKEIFRIHLGKRREDIARFDIESLAGACEGYSGAEIEQGLVAAMYDAFAQDREFTQFDILAALKSTLPLSRTATEQVTALREWARHRARPAAAMVAEYQRMEF, encoded by the coding sequence ATGCACGAACTCGAAGTTCTCATCCAGGCCCACTACCCGCTTATTTATCTGTTGACCCCCGAGGAAGAACGGGCGGAACAGGCCATCGCTGCGATTTCCCAACTGCGGCCACCGCGCAAGATTTTTTTGTGGACCGTGACCCACGGCATCGTCGAGTACGGCAGACCCCGCACCCTCACCCAGCACAACACCGTCTCACCGGAGGCGGCGATCGAGTGGGTGGCCCGCCAGCGCGAGCCGGGCATCTTTATCTTCAAAGACCTGCATGCCTTCATCGAATCCGCTGCCGTCACCCGCTGGCTGCGCGATGCGATTGCAGGCTTTAAGGGAATGAACAAGACGATTATCTTGATGTCGCCGGTGCAGCGCATCCCGGTCGAACTCGAGAAGGATGTCGTCGTCGTCGAGTTTCCGTTGCCGGACATGACCGAGTTGGACGAGGTGCTCAACAGCCACCTCAAGAGCAACGGCAATTTTACCCGCAACCGCCGTCTCAGCACCGAGGGGCGCGAGAAGTTACTCAAAGCGGCCCTGGGGCTCACCAAGGACGAGGCCGACAAAGTCTACCGCAAGGCGGAAGTCGTCGCTGGGCGGCTGACCGAAGCTGAAGTAGAAGTCGTGCTCTCTGAGAAAAAGCAGATCATCAAGCGCAACGGCATTCTCGAATACCTCGAAGTCGATGACACCATCGATTCGGTGGGCGGCCTGGCCGAATTGAAGCGCTGGCTCTCCCAGCGCGCCGACGCTTTTACCGAGCGCGCCCGCCAGTACGGATTGCCCCAGCCCAAGGGAATGCTCATCCTGGGCGTACCCGGCTGCGGCAAGTCGCTGATTGCCAAGACGACGGCCCGGCTCTGGGGGTTGCCGCTTCTGCGGCTCGACATCGGTCGCGTCTATGACGGCTCGATGGTGGGCCGATCGGAGGCCAACCTGCGCAACGCCCTACGCGTCGCCGAATCGATTTCGCCGGTGATCCTCTTTATCGACGAAGTAGACAAGGCGTTTGCTGGGGCGGGCGGCTCCGCCGACTCCGACGGCGGCACCTCGATGCGCATCTTCGGTTCCTTTCTTACCTGGATGCAGGAGAAGACCTCGCCGGTCTTCGTCATGGCCACCGCCAACCGGGTCGAGCGCCTGCCCAGCGAATTTTTGCGCAAGGGCCGCTTCGATGAGATCTTCTTCGTCGATCTGCCCAACTTCGACGAGCGCAAAGAAATCTTCCGCATCCACCTTGGCAAGCGGCGCGAGGACATCGCCCGCTTCGACATCGAATCGCTCGCCGGAGCCTGCGAAGGCTACTCCGGCGCAGAGATCGAGCAGGGGTTGGTGGCTGCTATGTACGACGCCTTCGCTCAGGATCGCGAATTTACCCAGTTCGATATCCTGGCGGCGCTTAAATCGACGTTGCCGCTCTCGCGCACTGCGACCGAGCAGGTAACTGCCCTCAGAGAATGGGCCAGGCACAGGGCACGCCCGGCTGCAGCCATGGTCGCTGAATACCAGCGCATGGAGTTTTGA
- a CDS encoding class II aldolase/adducin family protein, whose product MQTVPRLPPGIPEMPGFSDPQAERRHLKERLAAAFRLFARYGFDEGIAGHITVRDPERHDHFWVNPFGVYFGHIRVRDLLLVNSSGEIVAGDRPVNAAAFAIHSQIHAARPDVVASAHSHSLFGKSWSSLGRLLDPLTQDACAFFEDHGLFADYTGVVLDPAEGERIARALGRHKAVILRNHGLLTVGKSVDEAAWWFITMDRSCQAQLLAEAAGKPISIDPLQARLAHDQIGTAQAGWFCFQPLYEMIVREQPDLLEA is encoded by the coding sequence ATGCAGACAGTGCCCCGCCTCCCTCCCGGCATTCCCGAGATGCCCGGTTTTAGCGACCCGCAAGCCGAGCGCCGCCACCTCAAAGAGCGCCTCGCCGCTGCCTTTCGCCTGTTTGCCCGCTACGGCTTCGACGAGGGCATCGCCGGTCATATCACCGTGCGCGACCCGGAGCGGCACGACCATTTCTGGGTCAACCCGTTTGGTGTCTACTTCGGCCATATCCGCGTGCGCGACCTGCTGCTGGTCAACTCCTCCGGTGAGATTGTCGCCGGCGATCGGCCCGTCAACGCTGCCGCCTTCGCCATCCACTCGCAGATCCACGCCGCCCGGCCCGATGTCGTTGCCTCCGCCCACTCCCACTCGCTTTTTGGCAAGAGCTGGTCCAGCCTCGGTCGTCTGCTCGACCCGCTCACCCAGGATGCCTGCGCCTTCTTCGAAGATCACGGCCTCTTTGCTGACTACACGGGTGTCGTCCTCGATCCAGCCGAAGGCGAGCGCATCGCCCGCGCCCTCGGTCGCCACAAGGCGGTGATCCTGCGCAACCACGGCCTGCTCACCGTCGGCAAAAGCGTCGATGAGGCGGCCTGGTGGTTCATCACCATGGACCGCTCCTGCCAGGCGCAACTGTTGGCCGAGGCAGCGGGCAAGCCCATCTCGATCGATCCGCTGCAGGCGCGCCTCGCCCACGATCAAATTGGCACCGCCCAGGCTGGCTGGTTCTGCTTTCAGCCGCTCTACGAGATGATCGTCCGCGAACAGCCGGATCTGCTCGAAGCCTAG
- a CDS encoding S53 family peptidase — protein sequence MESHFEKVPLPRSERMPIAGARALGAVDPGERVEVSIYLKPRSTVPTGGALSREQYVASQAAHPDDLARVEAFAHEHDLSVVEVDAARRLVVLAGTAAAMAAAFDVQLDRFEHSGVTYRGRSGPVFVPAKLASIIQGVFGLDDRPQAQPRLRRSQPLQVTASYTPTELARLYNFPTGGNGQGQSIAMIELGGGYRSRDLRAYFQQLGIPKPKVVGVSVDGGHNAPVGSPDSADGEVLLDIEVAGAVAPGARIVVYFAPNTDRGFLDAVTAAIHDTRHAPSVLSISWGAPESAWTLQAMQAMDQAFQAAAALGVTVFCAAGDRGSSDGVEDGLAHVDFPASSPFAVACGGTRLESQNGTLLKEIVWNDGEGGATGGGVSDVFEIPVWQSQTGILPASINPDHHIGRGLPDIAGDADPATGYQIRVDGQMLVFGGTSAVAPLWAGLIALINQQLGTPVGYLNPLLYQQLSQQLRSITLGDNGGYQAGPGWDACTGLGAPDGSALLSALQNRQPAEAIQAARTETAEAR from the coding sequence ATGGAGTCCCATTTTGAAAAAGTTCCCCTTCCCCGCAGCGAGCGGATGCCGATTGCCGGTGCGCGCGCCCTCGGCGCGGTCGATCCGGGTGAACGGGTCGAGGTCAGCATCTATCTCAAGCCGAGGAGCACCGTTCCAACTGGCGGAGCCTTGAGCCGCGAGCAGTACGTCGCCTCCCAGGCTGCCCACCCGGACGATCTGGCCCGCGTCGAGGCGTTCGCCCACGAGCACGATCTGAGCGTCGTCGAGGTCGATGCCGCCCGCAGGCTGGTGGTGCTGGCCGGTACGGCTGCCGCTATGGCGGCGGCCTTCGATGTTCAGCTCGATCGCTTCGAGCACTCAGGTGTCACCTACCGGGGCCGCAGCGGACCGGTGTTCGTTCCAGCCAAACTGGCCTCGATCATCCAGGGTGTCTTTGGTCTTGACGACCGGCCCCAGGCCCAGCCTCGCCTGCGGCGCAGCCAACCGTTGCAGGTGACTGCCTCCTACACGCCGACCGAGCTGGCCCGCCTCTACAACTTTCCGACCGGGGGCAACGGCCAGGGCCAGTCGATCGCGATGATCGAACTGGGTGGCGGTTACAGGAGCCGCGATCTAAGAGCTTACTTTCAGCAACTGGGTATCCCCAAACCAAAAGTCGTGGGCGTATCGGTGGACGGCGGACACAACGCCCCGGTAGGCTCACCGGACAGCGCCGACGGTGAGGTGCTGCTCGATATCGAGGTGGCTGGTGCGGTCGCTCCCGGTGCCCGGATCGTCGTTTACTTTGCTCCAAATACCGATCGCGGCTTCCTCGATGCGGTGACGGCGGCCATCCACGACACCCGCCACGCACCCTCGGTGCTCTCGATCAGCTGGGGTGCCCCGGAGTCGGCCTGGACCCTCCAGGCGATGCAGGCGATGGACCAGGCTTTTCAGGCCGCCGCTGCCCTCGGCGTCACGGTCTTCTGCGCCGCCGGTGACCGGGGTTCGAGCGACGGGGTGGAAGACGGTCTGGCCCATGTCGATTTCCCCGCCTCCAGCCCCTTTGCTGTCGCCTGCGGTGGGACGCGGCTCGAATCGCAAAACGGCACACTGCTCAAAGAAATCGTCTGGAACGACGGCGAGGGCGGCGCTACCGGCGGCGGGGTGAGCGATGTTTTCGAGATACCCGTCTGGCAGAGCCAGACAGGCATCCTGCCTGCATCGATCAACCCGGACCATCACATCGGGCGCGGGCTGCCCGACATTGCCGGTGACGCAGACCCGGCGACAGGCTACCAGATCCGCGTGGACGGCCAGATGCTCGTCTTTGGCGGCACCAGCGCCGTCGCCCCCCTCTGGGCGGGTCTTATCGCCTTGATCAACCAGCAGCTAGGCACACCGGTCGGCTACCTCAACCCGCTTCTGTACCAGCAGCTCAGCCAGCAGTTGCGCAGCATCACCCTGGGCGACAACGGCGGCTACCAGGCTGGGCCAGGCTGGGATGCCTGCACGGGCCTGGGCGCACCCGATGGTTCTGCGCTGCTGAGCGCCCTGCAGAATCGACAGCCGGCTGAAGCGATCCAGGCGGCGCGCACCGAGACGGCTGAGGCGCGCTAG
- the tsaB gene encoding tRNA (adenosine(37)-N6)-threonylcarbamoyltransferase complex dimerization subunit type 1 TsaB, translating into MAPGLALHTSTDILGLGLQIADKPRILTLNEGRALSETLQLRLEQFLPPYRWRDLVWIAVCIGPGSFTSTRLGVMTARTLAQTLAIPLFGIDALIALAAAQDTSSPIAVRLDARRGDFYAALFERRGAEISILRPAGLVLAADWPAWRSNLPAGCLLVDGEQSTDPPIAALSELAHHRYEAGERPHWQQVEPLYLRPPPIHPAALS; encoded by the coding sequence ATGGCCCCCGGTCTTGCCCTGCACACCAGCACCGACATTCTGGGCCTCGGCCTCCAGATAGCCGATAAGCCGCGCATCCTCACCTTAAACGAAGGCCGTGCCCTCTCCGAGACCCTGCAGCTCAGGCTGGAGCAATTTCTGCCGCCTTACCGCTGGCGGGATCTAGTCTGGATCGCCGTCTGCATTGGCCCCGGCAGCTTCACTTCTACCCGGTTGGGGGTGATGACGGCGCGCACCCTCGCCCAGACCCTGGCCATTCCCCTTTTTGGCATCGACGCGCTGATTGCCCTCGCCGCTGCCCAGGACACCAGCAGTCCAATTGCCGTCCGGCTCGATGCCCGCCGGGGCGACTTCTACGCTGCCCTCTTCGAGCGCCGGGGTGCGGAAATTTCGATCCTGCGCCCCGCCGGGCTGGTCCTGGCAGCCGACTGGCCCGCCTGGCGCTCGAACCTGCCTGCGGGTTGTCTGCTCGTAGACGGCGAACAGAGCACCGATCCTCCCATCGCCGCCCTGAGCGAACTGGCCCACCACCGCTACGAGGCAGGCGAACGCCCTCACTGGCAGCAGGTAGAACCCCTCTACCTGCGCCCACCGCCCATTCATCCCGCTGCGCTTTCTTAA
- a CDS encoding Tab2/Atab2 family RNA-binding protein produces the protein MEPWELDFYRCPLVGAAGQRLWELLVCTASGRMLLSRFCEAKEATTDWLTAQLAALVTREGGPPLEIGSFRTATYNLALPACRELGIPLRHSRRTIAVLRQRAERERNIYPQRPDYRPLPAAVALQKAVPEPFPDELLADSWGFSALPGSEIAQLHQLPISYLEAPLIAIDAPVPGVFLFSATRARAIAGWLSVHEPVSLQYTRSQIDGIVLETGLDERWILATFNDPEMRRRGEQFQERLQQSTGLHFLAVRPEQSGHEITGFWLLQTPL, from the coding sequence GTGGAGCCCTGGGAACTGGATTTTTATCGCTGTCCGCTGGTCGGGGCTGCCGGTCAGCGGCTGTGGGAATTGCTGGTCTGCACCGCCAGCGGGCGGATGCTCCTCTCGCGCTTTTGTGAGGCGAAGGAGGCGACGACGGACTGGCTTACGGCCCAACTGGCCGCACTGGTGACCCGCGAGGGCGGGCCGCCGCTCGAAATCGGCAGCTTTCGCACCGCCACTTACAACCTCGCTCTACCGGCCTGCCGCGAACTGGGCATTCCGCTTCGCCATAGTCGCCGGACAATCGCGGTGCTGCGCCAGCGGGCCGAGCGCGAGCGGAATATTTATCCCCAGAGGCCGGACTACCGCCCTCTGCCTGCCGCCGTTGCTCTGCAAAAGGCCGTTCCCGAGCCTTTTCCCGATGAACTGCTCGCCGATAGCTGGGGCTTCAGCGCCCTGCCGGGCAGCGAGATTGCCCAGTTGCACCAGCTGCCCATCTCCTACCTCGAAGCGCCGCTCATTGCCATTGATGCACCGGTGCCGGGAGTGTTCCTGTTCTCGGCGACTCGGGCACGGGCGATCGCCGGTTGGCTGAGCGTCCATGAACCGGTCAGCCTGCAGTACACCCGCTCGCAGATCGACGGCATTGTGCTGGAGACGGGCTTAGACGAGCGCTGGATTCTTGCCACCTTCAATGACCCCGAGATGCGCCGGCGCGGCGAACAGTTTCAAGAACGCCTCCAGCAAAGCACCGGGCTGCACTTTCTGGCCGTGCGGCCCGAGCAGAGCGGCCACGAAATCACCGGCTTCTGGCTGTTGCAGACGCCCCTGTGA
- the mtnB gene encoding methylthioribulose 1-phosphate dehydratase, protein MSSEAAHLRDELAALARQFYAAGWMVGTAGNLSARITDDSFWITASGKAKGRLDRQDFLRLDLEGTVLERFYLEDRPSAETAIHRTLYRCFAAARACLHVHSVSNNLVSGLARAGTLHLPPLEMLKGLAVAPAEARLPVFANHDDVNRIAVEIKERFAAQPPAIPALLIAEHGLTVWGNSIAAAATHLELLEFIFQYQLAARGAGLDIPESPLS, encoded by the coding sequence ATGAGTAGTGAAGCCGCCCATCTGCGCGACGAGCTGGCCGCCCTCGCCCGCCAGTTTTACGCCGCAGGCTGGATGGTCGGTACAGCGGGCAATCTTTCTGCTCGAATCACCGACGACAGCTTCTGGATTACCGCCAGCGGCAAAGCGAAGGGCAGGCTTGATCGGCAGGACTTTCTGCGCCTCGATTTAGAAGGCACGGTGCTGGAGCGCTTTTATCTTGAGGATCGGCCCTCGGCGGAGACGGCCATCCACCGAACGCTCTACCGGTGCTTTGCTGCAGCCCGCGCCTGCCTCCACGTCCATTCGGTGAGCAACAATCTCGTCTCTGGGCTGGCCCGAGCAGGTACGCTGCACCTGCCGCCGCTCGAAATGCTCAAGGGGCTGGCCGTTGCCCCAGCAGAGGCTCGACTACCGGTCTTTGCCAACCACGACGACGTTAACCGCATCGCCGTCGAAATCAAAGAACGCTTCGCTGCCCAGCCACCCGCTATCCCGGCGCTTCTTATCGCCGAGCACGGCCTCACAGTCTGGGGAAACTCGATCGCAGCAGCGGCGACGCACCTCGAATTGCTGGAATTTATCTTTCAGTATCAGCTTGCCGCCAGGGGCGCGGGCCTCGACATTCCCGAAAGTCCCTTAAGTTGA
- a CDS encoding cupin domain-containing protein, with translation MAGLRFEDGSTTRDPARIADALRTVGVQLAYRPINPAASALASRIELEEDEKAQLLASLEHDFALASPQQDLIVLQPQTANLDALTARFESCHTHSDDEVRYIVDGEGCFGFVRPDGVQFELTVEAGDYIAVPAGTEHWFRLTAQKRIKAVRYFSGTAGWVPVYTQTPVRLGR, from the coding sequence ATGGCAGGCTTGCGCTTCGAGGACGGCAGCACCACCCGCGATCCAGCACGAATAGCAGATGCCCTGCGAACGGTCGGCGTTCAGCTCGCCTACCGACCGATCAACCCGGCGGCCAGCGCCCTTGCCTCCCGCATTGAGCTGGAGGAGGACGAAAAGGCCCAGCTTCTGGCCAGCCTCGAGCACGACTTTGCACTCGCTTCCCCCCAGCAGGATCTGATCGTCCTGCAGCCACAGACGGCCAACCTGGACGCCCTCACCGCCAGATTCGAGAGCTGCCACACCCACAGCGACGACGAGGTGCGCTACATCGTCGATGGCGAGGGCTGCTTTGGTTTTGTCCGCCCGGACGGCGTTCAGTTCGAGCTGACCGTCGAGGCGGGGGACTACATTGCTGTTCCAGCCGGGACCGAGCACTGGTTTCGGCTCACTGCCCAAAAACGGATCAAGGCGGTTCGCTACTTCAGTGGCACCGCCGGTTGGGTGCCTGTCTACACGCAGACGCCGGTGCGCCTGGGCCGATGA